The Halopseudomonas sabulinigri genome window below encodes:
- a CDS encoding LON peptidase substrate-binding domain-containing protein, whose translation MSEKTALFPLKTVLLPGCTLDLQLFEARYLDMVSRCFKAGEGFVVVALEKGPESGTGDLRFSALGCEAQIVDFQQRDNGLLGIRVLGGRRAQVSDVEVAADGLVLAQVQWRAEAEDDNLVVAHDELETLHAALLEHPLASGLGLPPIGRSQQALAYQLAYLLPFSLDQKTHLLALDHPAERLQQITEWLEVLQA comes from the coding sequence ATGAGCGAAAAAACCGCATTATTTCCGCTTAAAACAGTATTGCTGCCGGGCTGTACGCTGGATCTGCAGCTGTTTGAGGCGCGCTACCTGGATATGGTCAGCCGCTGCTTCAAGGCAGGCGAGGGCTTTGTGGTCGTGGCGCTGGAAAAGGGCCCAGAGTCCGGTACCGGCGACCTGCGGTTCAGTGCCTTGGGCTGTGAGGCGCAAATAGTCGATTTTCAGCAGCGCGATAACGGGTTGCTGGGCATCCGGGTGCTGGGCGGTCGCCGCGCGCAGGTAAGCGACGTGGAGGTGGCTGCCGACGGTCTGGTGCTGGCACAGGTGCAATGGCGCGCCGAGGCGGAAGACGACAACCTGGTGGTGGCACATGACGAGCTGGAAACCCTGCACGCTGCCTTGCTGGAGCACCCGCTGGCGTCCGGTCTGGGCTTGCCGCCGATCGGCCGCAGCCAGCAGGCGCTGGCTTATCAGCTCGCCTACTTGCTGCCGTTCAGTTTGGATCAGAAAACCCACCTGCTGGCGTTGGATCATCCGGCCGAGCGCTTGCAGCAGATCACTGAATGGCTGGAGGTACTACAGGCCTGA
- a CDS encoding MaoC family dehydratase: MTAIPVSELTSLIGKDMGHSEWLQIDQERVNQFAECTGDHQFIHIDEEKAKQTPFGGTIAHGFLSLSLLPALSAGLMPRPEGLKMAVNYGMDSLRFIQPVRVGSRVRLHTTILDVTEKNPGQWLMKARNTLEIEGVDKPAFISEGLSLYFV, encoded by the coding sequence ATGACAGCTATACCAGTTAGCGAACTTACCTCATTGATCGGCAAGGATATGGGCCACTCGGAATGGCTGCAGATCGATCAGGAGCGGGTCAACCAGTTTGCCGAGTGCACCGGCGATCACCAGTTCATCCACATCGATGAAGAAAAAGCCAAACAGACGCCCTTCGGCGGCACCATCGCCCACGGCTTCCTGTCGCTGTCGTTGCTGCCAGCGCTCTCTGCCGGCCTGATGCCGCGCCCTGAAGGCCTGAAAATGGCTGTCAACTACGGCATGGATAGCCTGCGCTTCATCCAGCCGGTACGTGTCGGCTCACGCGTGCGCCTGCACACCACCATTCTGGATGTCACCGAGAAGAATCCGGGGCAATGGCTGATGAAGGCACGCAACACCCTGGAAATCGAAGGCGTCGACAAGCCAGCGTTCATTTCCGAAGGTCTGTCGCTGTACTTCGTGTGA